Proteins found in one Zea mays cultivar B73 chromosome 1, Zm-B73-REFERENCE-NAM-5.0, whole genome shotgun sequence genomic segment:
- the LOC103643957 gene encoding FHA domain-containing protein At4g14490, producing MADPPPVLTLLVKKGPCKGNTLQRCAGTEALRVGRVAKGNDLSVGDAGASQRHLSVEFLPPPAARWTVTDLGSSNGTLLNATPLVATIPAPLSDGDLIKIGETTVLAVSISTDAGPGPGPVATRRSRRNAAAAADEQGPAVPRRAGRRKAGATEAPEAGNEVEEEAALPTRRGGRRKTVEPARVETEAEDEEEEAAIPRRGRSRKAAATVVLPPQPQNTRSTRAAARKGDVLGCENDEGKVMRTGRGRGRVTRSSARNDTGVTQEEEEGEVAVARDREGTAAGGKDEVVPAAGRVQAKRSRGGRGRGRATTASTRKAEDAVAENDENEQEERDMADGRERGGSPLRVLAVNDGSEVDKVATEDKLDGTSKASMEDEKMEDLTLTERAIKGSANVKHAPADNGGVEEEEVKNLSKGEETEVYQELREKVSPGSKPDGVGEVEKNEKREAVGASGERGHVGVGEPKGRHRLENMTLGEWFVQIEKYLLAKNEEAAEKAIAEVQEKHRWFCEHVKTLKLKKSLAP from the coding sequence ATGGCGGATCCGCCGCCTGTGCTTACTCTCCTGGTGAAGAAGGGCCCCTGCAAGGGGAATACCCTGCAGCGCTGCGCCGGCACCGAGGCGCTCCGTGTCGGCCGCGTTGCCAAGGGCAACGACCTCTCCGTGGGCGACGCGGGCGCGTCGCAGAGGCATCTCTCCGTCGAGTTCCTCCCGCCGCCTGCGGCCCGGTGGACCGTCACCGATCTAGGCTCCTCGAACGGCACCCTCCTCAACGCTACGCCTCTCGTGGCCACTATCCCCGCTCCGCTATCCGACGGGGATCTCATCAAGATCGGGGAGACAACCGTGCTCGCCGTCTCCATATCGACCGATGCAGGCCCGGGACCGGGCCCCGTCGCGACAAGGCGTTCCAGGCGAaacgcagcggcggcggcggatgAACAGGGCCCGGCTGTTCCTCGCAGGGCTGGACGGAGGAAGGCTGGTGCGACGGAAGCCCCCGAAGCTGGGAATGAAGTGGAGGAGGAAGCTGCATTGCCGACTCGCCGAGGCGGGCGGAGGAAGACCGTTGAGCCCGCTAGGGTAGAGACGGAAGCGGAAGATGAAGAGGAGGAAGCGGCAATACCGCGCCGTGGCAGGTCGAGGAAGGCTGCAGCCACGGTCGTCCTTCCTCCACAGCCGCAAAATACGAGGTCAACGAGAGCTGCTGCAAGGAAAGGTGACGTATTGGGGTGCGAAAACGATGAGGGGAAAGTGATGAGGACCGGAAGGGGACGAGGACGGGTTACAAGGTCAAGTGCAAGGAATgatacaggtgttactcaggAGGAAGAGGAGGGTGAGGTGGCTGTGGCCAGAGATCGGGAAGGGACAGCTGCCGGGGGCAAGGATGAGGTGGTGCCGGCGGCTGGGAGAGTTCAAGCAAAGAGGAGCAGAGGAGGCAGAGGCCGAGGAAGGGCTACGACGGCAAGTACAAGGAAGGCTGAGGATGCGGTTGCTGAGAACGATGAAAATGAGCAAGAGGAAAGGGATATGGCTGATGGCAGAGAACGAGGGGGGAGTCCATTGAGGGTGTTGGCCGTGAATGATGGTTCTGAAGTGGATAAGGTGGCAACTGAGGACAAGTTGGATGGAACTTCAAAGGCATCCATGGAAGATGAGAAGATGGAGGATTTGACATTGACAGAGAGGGCAATAAAGGGGAGTGCCAATGTTAAGCATGCTCCTGCTGACAATGGtggtgtggaagaagaggaggtgaAGAATTTGAGCAAGGGAGAGGAAACTGAAGTATATCAGGAATTGAGGGAAAAGGTTTCACCAGGGTCAAAGCCTGATGGTGTTGGAGAAGTGGAAAAGAATGAAAAGAGGGAAGCTGTTGGTGCCAGTGGAGAGAGAGGCCATGTTGGGGTCGGGGAGCCCAAAGGAAGACACAGATTGGAGAATATGACACTGGGGGAGTGGTTTGTTCAGATCGAGAAATACCTTCTAGCAAAGAATGAAGAAGCTGCTGAAAAGGCGATAGCTGAAGTGCAAGAGAAACATCGGTGGTTttgtgaacatgttaaaaccCTCAAGCTCAAAAAGAGTCTTGCTCCTTGA